One Vicia villosa cultivar HV-30 ecotype Madison, WI linkage group LG5, Vvil1.0, whole genome shotgun sequence genomic window, GAGATGGCTTGCACCACTTCTTTAACCAAAGTAGTATGACCTACAAAAGATAGGCTTTTGATTTTCCAATTCTTAGATCGTTGAATGTTTGGTTCTTTGAGAGGCCTATTTGAGTGGGAAGACCCAAATATGTATGAATATTGTTAGTGACCATGATGTTGGTCCATTTAGTGAAATCTTCTTTTGTTTCTATAGGAGTATTGTTACTAAAATCCATCTCAGATTTATTGAAGTTAATCTTTTGCCCATAAGCTTCATGATAAGTGTTGATAATATTCATGAGGACTTTTGCTTCATATAATGAAAAGATATGATGATATGAGATCTTCCTGTCTAACGCCTCTAAAAGGAGTAAACTTAATTTAAGGAATAGAAAAGGACTCTTTAGTTATGCATCTCATGATAGTGTTAACTTCTCTATAGGTAACCAAGCCATTTATGAAAATAGAAAAGGACTCATTAGTTATACATCTCATGATTGTCAGTGATACCACTAAGAAAACCCATGACAATTAGAGTATCATTAATGACTCTCATTCCATCTTATCATAAGCTTTTATCGTATCCATCTTAATCTCAATATAAGCTTTCTTATTAATTTTCTAGCTTTTAAGGTGATTGAAGATGTCATAGGAAATAAAAGTGTTGTTTATGATGTGTGAACAAATGACAAAACTCTTTAGTTAACCATCTAGTTGGGATACGGAATTTCGGCTTCTAAATTATAGAGCACAAGAACAACAAACACACGTTTAGAGAATTTGATAAAAAGTGTTCATGTAGTGTAAATAAAACTGTGgtggcatttgagagattttttttctttcatttttctacaTTTATTGTGTTTAGATCTGACTGCTAAcctctaaaaaaaaatcaaaactgtAAATAGTGTTCACGTCGTTGTATTCAGGGGCGACGCCAGCGCCCGGCTAAGCTGGGCAGCTGCCCAGGCTCCTCCTTCTCTCATCCCTAAACTTCAAAATATCATTGCAATAGTCTCTCTCTCACTCAGAAAATCAAAACTTCTCCATGGAGTAGTCGCAAAACAGTTATCGTATTTAAATGTCGAACCGTCACGAGTTCACttcttctcattttctttcacttttaaGCTCAATTTTCGATGTGAAATCGTTGTTGTGATGTTATTCATTCATGTTGCAGGTTGTAGTTTATGAATCGGTGAAGAATTGTTGCTGAATTTATCATTTTGCGTTATGCACATCAAGTGTTCGAAGAAATGTCGGAAccatgttcttttatttttctgtgttGAAATCTCTTGTTGCAGGTCTGAGTTGGTATTTACTTAGATTTGcttagtttttttatatttgataatGTTTTTGGAATGCAATTATAATCCTTGTGCATGTGTTTTCTTTTACTAAAGAAGTGAATGTAAAGAAGTGAACAATATTGTGTTTTCTTGCATCAGTaactgttttatttgattttgcagTATGTTATTCTCATCATTGGAGATGGGTGTAATCCTGTCAATAAAATATATTACTTCGACTTTTCGGAACTTCCTAATGGTTAGGAAGGTTTTCAAAATGAGAAATTCTTCCTCCCCTTGGTCAATCTTGTTGATAACTTTGATGCAAGTTATGAACCTGTTGCAAATGATGACACTGTGTTTACATTTTTGACTAATAAATATGCTTCAAAATATAAACTAGTCTGGGTTGATTTGAGAGAACAAATACTTGGACTAATATGGTAAAAATGAAACCCACTCATGTTCAAAGTTTGCATGATAAATTAAGCCCTCTGAGATACCATTATTCTATTATGAGTATGGCCATTGCTGTCTCATGgaattttttgtttaatatatgTTTCAATTGCTTGCATTTGATTATTTGATACAAAATAACACATTTCAGGTTTTTGTGCCTAGTAAAGATGGAACGAAGGTACCGATGTTTATTGTTGCGAGGGATAAAGTTTGTTATAGAAGAGTTTAGTGCCGACTTTGAGGATAAATTAATTGAGACAGCAATTTTCGATCATTAAATTTTTTGTCCAGGCTATAAATTTTTTCTGGCTTCGCCACTGGTTGTATTTAATGTGAGAAACTATCGGTAAATCtacattaatatataaaagttgaTTACCACCAAATTTccttaattaccctaatcacaGTCAATTTAAGAAGGTTTTACATATCCCTGAGAGTAATTATACAACTAATCATAATTACATTCCAACAACTAATTTAATGCATATCTTTTTTATTGGAATATGAAAAAATTGCACTACGTTCTATGCCACTCATTGCATTGGAACATTCATCTTAATAAACCCTACCCTTTCATTTTTTTCTCCCTACAGAGCTATATATTCGTACAATACAAAGTACCAACATTGCATGACTTAACTCTTCCTCCTTCCAGTTTCCGTTTTCAATCAATACTTCAGCGGTATATTTTATATCTCCTTCCCCCAGTTTCGTTCTTCATCTCTTTAACTGAATACTGATATTTTTTTTGTCTTCTATGTTGTTTGTAAACAGAAGATGAGCCGAAAATCTAGCTCCCTTAAGGAGGTTAACGATTCAAAGGAAACATGGAGATTGGCCGTTCGAGTTGTTGATCTATGGAGTGTTATCAGCAGCAAGGGTAAGGAGCATCTGGAAATGGTTATAATGGACGCATTGGTAATGCTTCGTATTCTTTCAAATCGTTTTGTAGCTTAGTATATTTTTCAGttatgatattgttgttgtttgtcaTCGACAGGGTGATAGGATACAAGTTTTGATTCGTTCTGACCATACACCGAAATGGAAAGAACAAATACGTGAAAACATGTCTTGCATTATCAACAATGGAACTGTTTATGATAACAATTTCCAGTGGAGGCTTTGTGATCATGACAAGAAGTTTGTGTTTATTGGTGGTACGACTATGAAGGAAGTTGATATTCAGAACCTTCCTCCCAAAAGTTTATATTTCAAAGACTTTTCTGATATTCTTGCAGGTAACTGTGAACTGAACCGACTTGAAGGTATATATATATTAGGTCATTTATTTTCTTCCTActgaaatttattatattattacagAACTTgcttttaacttcattttcacTCTGTTTTGTAGATATTATTGGTGTAGTTCAAGAAATCAACAATTTTCAATGTAACAATTCTGGAAAAAAGTCATTTGTTTCATTAAGTCttaaagacttgaagtaaattaTCTAATTTCAATTTTCTTCTATTTAAGTAGATGATTTTTATCATATTGATCTTTATATATTTGTTTCTACAGAGGTGTCATCGTTAACTGCACATTATGGGAGAGCTACGGAACAAAAATTTTGGATTTCTACCATGATGAAAAAAACAGTGGTGCTATTGTAATTGTACTAACTCATGCAATGATAAAGGAATCACAAGGTGTGTATCAACAAAATCCTATTATTAAACTGTGATATCTGTCTGTAGTTAATTTGATActttattttttatctatttcAGTCTCAAATGGATGGAGTGGATCTAAATTGCTAATTAACGAAGACATTCCAGAGATATCTGAGTATTTATCAAAGTATATACAAATTGTTATCTTCTTACAGTATAATAAGCTCCTTTAAAAGTTATCATCCTTTACATTCATTTTGGTACAATGTTGCAGGTTACCTGCAAATGAGCAGACAGGAAAGCCTTCGCAGTCCTCAAAGGGTGTGTCTCTTTGGTCTGGTGCCTCTCAATTCACCCCAGTCGAAAGTTTCGTCCATAAGGCCAAATGTATATCTCTGAGTGACCTATGCAAGGTGAAACAGGTAAATGGTTATGGAAATTTTCTAAAAGTCAGCTCAATATTGTTTTATATAGATGATTTTATGTTAGACTGTtgcatatattaatatttaacttATTGTATCTTAGGACATGTTATGTGTTACTGTTGGAACAACTCAAAAGTTTTTTGTTTCAAAACATGGTTGGTTTTATTATGGATGTACTAAATGTTCTTTAAAGGCATCTGATGTGAACAATCCATACAAATGTTCATGTGGACAGAATGTAGAACATGCCATACCAAGGTTGTATTTTTCAACTGTTCCTCAGTTTAATTCATTTGCCattcttcaatatttttaatGTTCTAATAGTTTTTATGCTATGGATTTTTCTAAAAGGTATCGAGTTGACATATATGTAATTGATAGTGAATCAAAATTTCGCTTTGTGTTTTGGGACACTGACTGCCGACATTATTGGAAAGTCTGTTGATAGAAAGCAATGCTTGAGGTCAAGTATAACTCATtatctattataatattttttgtattaagTTTTGTACT contains:
- the LOC131604714 gene encoding uncharacterized protein LOC131604714, producing the protein MSRKSSSLKEVNDSKETWRLAVRVVDLWSVISSKGKEHLEMVIMDALGDRIQVLIRSDHTPKWKEQIRENMSCIINNGTVYDNNFQWRLCDHDKKFVFIGGTTMKEVDIQNLPPKSLYFKDFSDILADIIGVVQEINNFQCNNSGKKSFVSLSLKDLKGVIVNCTLWESYGTKILDFYHDEKNSGAIVIVLTHAMIKESQVSNGWSGSKLLINEDIPEISEYLSKLPANEQTGKPSQSSKGVSLWSGASQFTPVESFVHKAKCISLSDLCKVKQDMLCVTVGTTQKFFVSKHGWFYYGCTKCSLKASDVNNPYKCSCGQNVEHAIPRYRVDIYVIDSESKFRFVFWDTDCRHYWKEGDDDPMIYPDELDMLLGKKWRSGLKFSQHLAKHLFGNFLMMKNLSRKLRKIGGSIPITQNPVIDRVDDSIVC